From the Hylaeus volcanicus isolate JK05 chromosome 4, UHH_iyHylVolc1.0_haploid, whole genome shotgun sequence genome, one window contains:
- the LOC128875436 gene encoding phosphatidylinositol 4-kinase type 2-alpha: protein MSDSEQRQLHVPYKEYHSQNNTNTSALVETDALVDLSITSKNCLPVNSECSELVPDVEFVPNLSTEQPIAIDSPGIDRESQPLLGRLELDVTFNRFPDDPQFSEMVWQAECAIDNGIFPERIYQGSSGSYFVKNPTGRIIGVFKPKDEEPYGRLNPKWTKWMHKLCCPCCFGRSCLIPNQGYLSEAGASLVDRKLGLGIVPNTRVVKLVSKTFNYPRLDRQKARMKQAIMDQFPTVGSHFNRIGLPPKVGSFQVFVDGYKDADYWLRRWENESLSPRLSREFQLQFERLVILDYIIRNTDRGNDNWLIKYDNATGKNTSEQGDVKIAAIDNGLAFPFKHPDSWRAYPYHWAWLSQAKQPFSEITRELVLPQLSDQNFVQDLCDDLYQLFKQDKGFDRHHFDKQMSVMRGQILNLQQALKDAKSPVQLVQMPAVIVEKAKGNGAPRLFSFSDTFTQRFQNKSPFFSWC, encoded by the exons ATGAGCGACTCCGAACAACGGCAACTGCACGTGCCTTATAAAGAATACCATAGCCAGAACAACACTAACACTTCTGCGCTAGTGGAAACTGATGCACTGGTAGATCTATCAATCACatctaaaaattgtttgccaGTGAACAGCGAGTGCTCGGAATTAGTACCGGACGTTGAGTTTGTTCCAAACCTGAGCACCGAACAACCTATAGCCATTGATTCCCCTGGAATTGACCGGGAGAGCCAGCCTCTCCTTGGTCGATTGGAGCTAGATGTTACGTTCAATCGTTTTCCTG ATGATCCACAATTCTCTGAAATGGTATGGCAAGCCGAATGCGCGATAGATAATGGAATCTTTCCTGAAAGAATATATCAGGGATCAAGCGGGAGTTACTTTGTAAAAAATCCCACAGGG AGAATAATAGGTGTATTTAAACCAAAAGATGAAGAACCATATGGGAGGTTGAATCCAAAGTGGACAAAATGGATGCACAAGCTTTGTTGTCCTTGCTGCTTTGGGAGAAGTTGTTTGATACCAAATCAAGGATACCTGAGCGAAGCTGGTGCAAGCTTAGTTGACCGCAAATTAGGTCTCGGCATAGTTCCAAATACTAGAGTAGTTAAACTCGTCagtaaaacgtttaattatccGCGCCTAGACCGACAGAAAGCTCGCATGAAGCAAGCGATTATGGACCAGTTTCCTACAGTGGGTTCCCATTTCAATCGTATCGGTTTACCGCCAAAAGTTGGTTCTTTCCAAGTTTTCGTAGATGGCTACAAAGATGCCGATTATTGGTTAAGACGATGGGAAAACGAATCTCTGTCACCGCGTCTTAGTAGAGAATTTCAACTTCAATTCGAGCGCTTAGTCATTTTGgattatataattagaaatacgGATAGAG GTAACGATAATTGGCTTATTAAATACGATAATGCCACGGGAAAAAACACATCGGAACAGGGTGATGTAAAGATTGCTGCGATAGACAATGGTTTGGCCTTTCCTTTTAAACATCCCGATTCTTGGCGAGCTTATCCATATCACTGGGCATGGTTGAGTCAAGCGAAGCAACCGTTTAGCGAAATAACACGAGAGCTTGTGTTACCACAACTCTCGGATCAGAATTTTGTACAAGATCTTTGCGACGATTTGTATCAATTATTCAAA CAAGATAAAGGTTTCGATCGTCATCATTTCGATAAACAGATGAGCGTTATGCGTGGTCAAATCTTAAACTTGCAACAAGCATTAAAAGATGCCAAAAGCCCTGTGCAATTGGTTCAGATGCCTGCTGTGATCGttgaaaa GGCCAAAGGAAACGGAGCACCAAGATTATTCTCATTTTCTGATACATTTACACAGCGCTTCCAGAATAAAAGTCCCTTCTTCTCTTGGTGCTGA
- the LOC128875226 gene encoding stabilizer of axonemal microtubules 1-like has product MEVVEINTKQRKTQLPCYKPLECPCNVKCTKKYVQPSRVKSFAPERVYCPPSKVLEANTTYHLSYLNLDHRKMRSVRSQPIRPTPALDKVEGKFADETTNKLSYKPVGHMPKAKPILPRQRPMIGSGPMECITTVRQDYARKHIDKPEMVIPCGHIRLSGGKLDASTTAKLSYMDPGPTEPVMNFKPIRVYCPPSEPIHHDTTQKLSYQPVDVQEKETCLWQLKPTYKPPDIAMCGRTTYSESFLKNEELCTEKPIKPIGTNILPHGGEFAGKTIYKESYLESCNVERVDPFIPCNSISKPSGRISGDTTNKLSYQPVQSEKRSPILPRRRCMTGDGPMQSETTNRCDFAPKESIRPDPVVPCNNIRSAETPMEDRTTTRLSYVKPGLMECVQSFKPIVQYTRLPDKIDCETVNKLSYQPWTPIPKETIPWAAKSKYQPPKDPMCADTIYQASYPAPGYYEEICEPSPDVCDCLLSKSECPLTGAQPSNDENNCEL; this is encoded by the exons ATGGAGGTGGTGGAGATTAACACAAAGCAAAGAAAAACCCAATTACCGTGTTATAAACCATTAGAATGCCCGTGTAATGTTAAA TGCAcaaagaaatatgtacaacCATCGCGAGTTAAATCATTCGCTCCTGAAAGAGTGTACTGTCCACCATCAAAGGTTCTCGAAGCTAATACTACGTACCATTTGTCGTATTTGAATTTGGACCATAGAAAAATGCGTTCCGTTCGGTCTCAGCCCATTCGACCAACTCCTGCTCTCGACAAAGTTGAAGGTAAATTTGCCGACGAAACGACCAACAAATTAAGTTACAAACCCGTTGGGCATATGCCTAAAGCAAAACCGATTCTACCCAGGCAAAG ACCAATGATTGGATCAGGTCCCATGGAATGCATCACCACTGTTCGCCAGGATTACGCGCGGAAACATATTGATAAACCGGAAATGGTAATCCCCTGCGGGCATATACGTTTAAGCGGTGGCAAATTGGATGCCAGCACAACCGCGAAGCTTTCCTACATGGATCCAGGCCCCACAGAGCCTGTGATGAACTTCAAGCCTATAAGAGTCTATTGTCCACCTAGCGAGCCGATACATCACGATACTACGCAAAAATTGAGCTATCAGCCTGTCGATGTTCAAGAGAAAGAGACATGTTTATGGCAATTGAAACCGACTTACAAGCCCCCAGACATTGCCATGTGTGGGAGAACGACATACTCTGAAAGCTTCTTGAAAAACGAAGAATTGTGCACGGAAAAACCTATCAAGCCGATTGGGACTAATATACTTCCCCACGGCGGTGAATTCGCTGGAAAAACGATTTACAAGGAAAGCTATCTCGAGTCGTGTAACGTAGAACGCGTCGATCCCTTCATTCCTTGCAACAGTATCTCTAAACCGAGTGGCAGAATATCAGGAGATACGACGAACAAA TTGAGTTATCAACCGGTTCAAAGCGAGAAACGTTCTCCTATCCTGCCTCGACGCAGATGTATGACTGGAGACGGTCCTATGCAATCGGAAACTACCAATCGTTGCGACTTTGCACCGAAGGAGTCGATCAGGCCCGATCCCGTCGTACCGTGCAACAATATCCGAAGCGCCGAGACGCCGATGGAAGACAGAACTACAACGAGATTATCTTATGTAAAACCAGGACTAATGGAGTGCGTTCAAAGCTTCAAACCTATTGTCCAATATACTAG attaCCTGATAAAATCGATTGCGAAACCGTGAACAAGTTGTCGTATCAGCCATGGACCCCTATTCCCAAGGAAACTATACCATGGGCGGCTAAAAGCAAGTACCAACCGCCCAAGGATCCTATGTGCGCTGATACTATTTATCAAGCTAGCTACCCCGCGCCTGGATACTACGAAGAAATATGCGAGCCATCTCCTGACGTCTGCGACTGCTTGCTTTCAAAAAGTGAATGCCCTCTTACGGGAGCACAGCCGTCGAATGATGAGAACAACTGTgaactttaa